A region of Vitis riparia cultivar Riparia Gloire de Montpellier isolate 1030 chromosome 12, EGFV_Vit.rip_1.0, whole genome shotgun sequence DNA encodes the following proteins:
- the LOC117926258 gene encoding cytochrome b561 and DOMON domain-containing protein At3g07570-like, protein MGLIAWAVLLKFGAIIPRYFKHHHPQWFYLHIPIQIVGFLLGLASVVPGRTLYNGLESDHILKFKVHRPLESLVFFLSILQVMALILRLDKTSKPRKYWNW, encoded by the exons ATGGGCCTAATTGCATGGGCCGTGCTCCTTAAATTTGGGGCAATCATCCCAAGATACTTCAAGCATCATCATCCTCAATGGTTTTATCTTCACATCCCGATCCAGATTGTGGGTTTTCTTCTGGGTCTTGCTTCTGTCGTCCCAGGAAGGACACTCTACAAtggattggagtccgatcacaTTCTCAAATTCAAGGTTCACAGACCCCTCGAATCCTTGGTGTTTTTCCTTAGCATTCTTCAG GTAATGGCACTGATTCTACGACTAGACAAGACATCCAAACCGCGCAAGTACTGGAACTGGTAA